The following are encoded together in the Triticum dicoccoides isolate Atlit2015 ecotype Zavitan chromosome 6B, WEW_v2.0, whole genome shotgun sequence genome:
- the LOC119323067 gene encoding uncharacterized protein LOC119323067 produces MCLGSARLVAAEETLGARRRGIGSAGDKSDYPPAFSQLTGRGSGMGNSIAASSAPALLGDTHNPCFKWKVHNFSNLLQRGEVSVNSAPFFYSGYKWFLQLTPLTKSYSAKPCVALSLGITRGSLGLEPGSVMAVVFELSIYNHSDHVHWGSKATFNFDDEHINSKKECLIPLKELLVSTDFLADDCCVFGVDILKINALFPEKEEIAIQKAATIQSLFIQNDNFIKLTCSVTINNFLEMSMMKFVCSRFELDGQNWYFGVYPRGNQYSNNCLSLYLHLDGSEKLPHKYGKLVELTLSILDQKHGKHFIRKCPGLVVFAGKSHWGWSDFIPLETFMNPERGYLVESCCIIKAEITIFGSSDVCRLMA; encoded by the exons ATGTGTTTGGGATCGGCGAGGCTGGTGGCGGCGGAAGAAACCCTAGGAGCGAGGCGACGGGGAATCGGTTCTGCCGGCGACAAGTCCGACTACCCGCCTGCCTTCTCTCAG TTAACAGGAAGGGGCAGCGGTATGGGTAACTCTATCGCAGCTAGTTCAGCTCCTGCACTGCTGGGAGATACTCACAATCCATGCTTCAAATGGAAGGTTCATAACTTCTCAAACCTACTCCAGAGGGGAGAGGTCTCAGTCAATTCAGCCCCCTTTTTCTACTCTGGGTACAAATG GTTCCTTCAGTTGACTCCTCTTACCAAGTCTTATTCTGCAAAACCATGTGTTGCTCTTTCTCTAGGAATTACTCGAGGAAGTCTGGGCTTGGAGCCAGGTTCCGTGATGGCTGTGGTGTTTGAGTTGTCCATATACAATCATTCAGATCATGTGCATTGGGGATCCAAAG CTACCTTCAACTTTGATGATGAGCATATAAACTCGAAGAAGGAATGCTTGATTCCACTTAAAGAACTACTGGTTTCAACTGATTTTTTGGCTGATGACTGCTGTGTCTTTGGTGTGGATATATTGAAAATTAATGCCCTTTTTCCTGAAAAGGAGGAAATTGCGATCCAGAAGGCTGCAACAATTCAGAGCCTCTTCATCCAGAATGATAATTTCATCAAATTGACCTGCAGCGTGACGATAAATAACTTTCTTGAAATGAGCATGATGAAATTCGTTTGTTCAAGATTTGAACTTGATGGACAAAACTG GTACTTTGGCGTCTATCCGCGAGGTAACCAGTACAGCAATAATTGCCTCTCCTTGTACTTGCACCTTGATGGCTCAGAGAAGCTCCCTCATAAGTATGGGAAGTTGGTTGAATTAACTTTATCCATATTGGACCAAAAACATGGAAAACACTTCATCAGGAAATGCCCAG GTCTCGTGGTGTTTGCTGGTAAATCCCACTGGGGGTGGTCTGACTTCATTCCACTTGAGACATTCATGAATCCAGAGAGAGGCTATCTTGTAGAATCGTGCTGCATTATCAAGGCAGAGATTACTATCTTTGGATCTTCTGATGTGTGTCGTCTGATGGCATGA